The following coding sequences lie in one Stigmatopora argus isolate UIUO_Sarg chromosome 5, RoL_Sarg_1.0, whole genome shotgun sequence genomic window:
- the lztr1 gene encoding leucine-zipper-like transcriptional regulator 1, with protein sequence MECKSTKVAPSVDFDHSCSDSVEYLTLNFGPFETVHRWRRLPPCDEFVGARRSKHTVVAYRDAIYVFGGDNGKNMLNDLLRFDVKDCSWCRAFTTGTPPAPRYHHSAVVYGSSMFVFGGYTGDIYSNSNLKNKNDLFEYKFATGQWTEWKVEGSLPVARSAHGATVYSDKLWIFAGYDGNARLNDMWTISLQDREHACWEEIEQSGEIPPSCCNFPVAVCRDKMFVFSGQSGAKITNNLFQFEFNGHMWTRIPTEHLLRGSPPPPQRRYGHTMVAFDRHLYVFGGAADNTLPNELHCYDVDSQSWEVIHPSQDSEMLSGRLFHAAAVIQDAMYIFGGTVDNNVRSGEMYRFQFSCYPKCTLHEDYGKLWENRQFCDVEFILGEREERVLGHIAIVTARCQWLRKKILQARERQRQRTKQDSSEESDEGATRGGTHKLSGRQPMLEVSIREAEAQPFEVLMQFLYTDKIQYPRRGHVQDVLLIMDVYKLALSFKLSRLEQLCVQYIEASVDLQNVLSVCENANKLQLDQLKEHCLNFVVKESHFNQVIMTREFERLSTPLIVEIVRRKQQPPPRLYSDQPVDIGTSLVQDMKAYLEGGGLDFCDIILLLDGHPRPAHKAILAARSSYFEAMFRSFMPEDGQVNISIGEMVPSKQAFESMVRYIYYGDVNMPPEDSLYLFAAPYYYGFSNNRLQAYCKQNLEMNVTVENVLQILEAADKTQALDMKKHCLHIIVHQFIKVSKLPNLRSLSQLLLLDIIESLATHISDKQCAEMGSDI encoded by the exons ATGGAATGCAAATCAACCAAAGTGGCTCCAAGTGTTGACTTTGACCACAGTTGTTCCGACAGCGTGGAATACTTGACACTAAATTTTGGTCCTTTTGAGACTGTTCACCGTTGGAGAAGGCTTCCTCCGTGTGATGAGTTTGTTGGAGCAAG GCGCAGTAAACACACTGTTGTGGCATATAGGGATGCTATCTATGTGTTTGGGGGAGACAACGG CAAGAACATGCTGAATGACTTGCTCCGTTTTGATGTGAAAGACTGCTCTTGGTGTCG GGCCTTCACCACGGGAACCCCACCTGCTCCTCGTTATCACCATTCAGCTGTGGTGTATGGCAGcagcatgtttgtttttg GGGGCTATACTGGAGACATATATTCCAACtccaacttaaaaaataaaaatgatctcTTTGAATACAAGTTTGCCACAGGACAGTGGACTGAATGGAAAGTAGAGGGGAG CTTGCCAGTAGCTCGCTCAGCTCACGGAGCTACCGTTTACAGTGATAAGCTTTGGATATTTGCCGGTTATGACGGGAATGCCAG GTTAAATGACATGTGGACCATCAGCTTGCAGGACCGAGAGCATGCATGTTGGGAAGAG ATCGAGCAAAGCGGTGAGATCCCTCCATCTTGCTGCAACTTCCCCGTAGCTGTGTGCCGTGACaagatgtttgtgttttcgGGCCAGAGTGGAGCCAAGATAACCAACAACCTCTTCCAGTTTGAATTCAATGGCCACAT GTGGACCCGCATTCCCACTGAGCATTTACTGCGAGGCTCTCCGCCCCCTCCCCAACGGCGCTATGGCCACACAATGGTCGCTTTCGACCGCCACCTGTATGTGTTTGGCGGGGCTGCTGATAACACTCTGCCCAATGAGCTGCACTGCTATGACGTGGACTCTCAGAGCTGGGAGGTGATCCACCCCAGTCAGGACAGTGAG ATGCTAAGTGGGAGGCTCTTCCATGCAGCTGCTGTAATTCAAGATGCTatgtacatttttggggggactgTGGACAACAATGTCCGCAGTGGGGAGATGTACAGGTTTCAG TTTTCATGCTATCCAAAGTGTACCCTCCATGAAGATTATGGTAAATTGTGGGAGAATCGTCAATTCTGTGACGTGGAATTTATTCTAGGAGAG cggGAAGAACGAGTTCTGGGACATATAGCTATTGTGACAGCAAGATGCCAGTGGCTGCGCAAGAAAATCCTGCAGGCTCGGGAAAGACAGCGACAG cgGACCAAACAGGACAGCAGTGAGGAGAGTGATGAAGGGGCCACAAGAGGAGGCACTCACAAGCTTTCAGGCAGACAGCCAATGCTGGAAGTATCTATCAGGGAAGCCGAAGCCCAGCCTTTTGAAGTCTTAATGCAGTTTCTCTACACAGACAAGATTCAATACCCACGCAGAG GTCATGTTCAGGACGTTCTCCTGATCATGGATGTTTACAAACTAGCCCTGAGTTTCAAGCTCTCCCGCTTGGAGCAGTTGTGTGTTCAATACATTGAGGCGTCTGTCGATCTGCAGAATGTTCTCAGTGTTTGTGAAAATGCAAACAAGCTCCAACTCGACCAGCTAAAG GAACATTGCCTTAATTTCGTGGTGAAGGAATCCCACTTCAACCAGGTGATCATGACGAGGGAGTTTGAACGTCTGTCCACGCCGCTCATCGTGGAGATTGTCCGACGAAAGCAGCAGCCTCCTCCCAGGCTGTACTCGGACCAGCCCGTGGACATCGGCACCTCGCTGGTGCAGGACATGAAGGCTTACCTGGAGGGAGGGGGCCTGGACTTCTGTGACATCATCTTGCTGTTAGACGGGCACCCTCGACCCGCTCATAAAGCCATACTGGCGGCTCGTTCCAG CTACTTTGAGGCCATGTTCCGGTCCTTTATGCCAGAGGACGGGCAGGTAAATATCTCCATCGGTGAAATGGTTCCCAGTAAGCAGGCATTTGAGTCCATGGTACGCTACATCTACTATGGAGACGTAAACATGCCTCCAGAAGATTCTCT CTATCTATTTGCTGCACCATATTATTACGGCTTTTCAAATAACAGGCTGCAGGCTTATTGCAAGCAGAACCTGGAAATGAATGTCACTGTGGAGAACGTCTTGCAG ATCCTCGAGGCGGCCGATAAGACGCAGGCGCTGGACATGAAGAAGCACTGCCTCCACATTATTGTCCACCAGTTCATCAAG GTATCCAAGCTCCCCAACCTGCGTTCTCTCAGCCAGTTGCTGCTGTTGGACATCATTGAGTCTCTAGCTACACACATATCAGACAAGCAGTGTGCTGAGATGGGCTCCGACATTTAG
- the cldn26 gene encoding claudin-24 — translation MALLTSKAMQRMAVFVTFGGLLTTLITTFLPLWKTMNSDLNEMENWYSGLWHMCLYTEEVGVQCKSYDSILALPLDLQISRVLMLVSVFTGGLALLVALPGLDGLRMCLDRCGKRRRFLILGGVLSWVSGITALAPVSVVAYTTVVEFWNKGFPDVMPRWEYGEAMFSGWFGGLALLIGGTFFFIAVCMADYDLKSTRVTNNSQRTREYSKTEVL, via the coding sequence ATGGCTCTTCTAACCAGTAAAGCTATGCAAAGGATGGCTGTTTTTGTAACCTTTGGAGGACTGCTGACAACCCTGATCACCACCTTTCTCCCGCTTTGGAAGACAATGAACTCAGACTTGAACGAAATGGAAAACTGGTACTCGGGGCTTTGGCACATGTGCCTTTATACGGAGGAGGTGGGCGTGCAATGCAAGTCGTACGACTCCATTCTAGCACTTCCTTTGGACCTGCAGATCTCAAGGGTGCTCATGCTGGTGTCGGTATTCACCGGTGGTTTAGCTCTGCTGGTTGCCCTACCGGGACTGGATGGGCTGCGCATGTGTTTGGACCGTTGTGGAAAGAGGAGAAGGTTCCTCATCCTGGGCGGGGTGTTGTCCTGGGTTTCGGGGATCACGGCGCTGGCTCCAGTGTCGGTCGTGGCGTACACCACTGTCGTGGAGTTCTGGAATAAAGGCTTTCCTGACGTGATGCCCCGCTGGGAGTACGGAGAGGCCATGTTCTCCGGATGGTTTGGGGGTTTGGCTCTGCTCATTGGGGGCACTTTCTTCTTTATTGCTGTCTGCATGGCTGACTATGACCTAAAATCGACAAGAGTGACCAACAACTCACAAAGGACACGGGAGTACAGCAAGACAGAGGTTctgtaa